The Novosphingobium aromaticivorans DSM 12444 genome segment GATCTTCCAGCCGCCTTCCTCCTTGCGATAGGTTTCGTGGTAGTGGCCCATGCCGTGGAGGAACAGGGCGCCATTCGCGTCCCAGATCTGGTCTTCCATCGCGATGACGCCCCGTGCCTCGGTTTCCGAAAGCAATTCGATCTCGTGGCAGTGGCCGTGGTGGACAGTGTGCAGGGCATCGACGGCGGATTCCACGAAGGCCGCGATCTGGTCGCCGCCTGAATGGGTCCAGTTTTCCGCGTCCGCGGCAGGTTCGATGGACAGCGAGCAGGAGGCGTCGAACACGGCGTCGTCGGCAAAGACCTGGCGCAAGCCGGCATAGTCCTTGGTGTCCATGCAGCGGAAATAGCGGGCCTTGAGCTGCTTGATCTCCTCGATGGCGATCAGACGGGTAACGGGATCGATTGCGGACATTCGGCGCCTCTCTGTGTGCTTTGCGGCAGGAGAGGCGAGTTTGCAGGCCCCCGCCACTCTTATTTTGGCGAGACGTCGGGCGCGGCCAGTTCGAAAAGCCATTGCGGAGGCTGACCGGTGCGCGCCCAATCGATGCCCCAGGCGAAGGTGGCATGAAGTGCGGCGATTGTGAGTATCGCCATGAGCAGCCAGTAGCCGGGGCCATAGGCGGTAACGTTCTGCGGGTTTGCCCGGTCATACCACACGCGAAAGACGCTGGCGGGCTTCCACGAGCGCTGGACCTGGCGACCGACCATGGCGTGAATGCGATCTCCTTCGGGTGTCTGGAAGACGACCTCGTCCTCGATCCAGCGCTTGCCTTCGCCGTCGCGCCAGTTCCACCCGCGCAGCGTGCCCAGAGATTGCTGCATGTGGGCAAGATCGTCGAGCCGTTCGAGGTCGCGATAGCCGCCACGCCAGACCTGGGCGATGGCAACCTGCCAGCCGGTAAGGAGCGTGGCGAAGCGATATAGGCACAGGCACAGGCCGAGCATCAGCCCGGCAACGCCCGCCATGACCAGATCAACCGTCTCCATTCCGCCGAACCTAGCGGAACGGGTGTTAATGGACGGTTGGTTTCGCCAGCGCCCTCAGCTTCGGTGTAACCATGGGTACGGTAAGCATCGTGCTCATCACCGCCATGAGCAGGAGCGCCGTAAACGTCTCGTTCGTCACGATGCCCTTGTCGAGCAGGACGTTGACGAAGATGATCATGATCAGCGCCTTGGTCTGGAGCATCCAGCCGATGATCGAGGCATCACCCTTGGCCCAGCCAAGGATGCGGCCCGCGATCCGCACGCCGACGAGCTTCCCCGCCACCGAAGCGACAAGAAACAGGAATGCCGCACCGAATACGGCGAGTCCGCCGACATCCCACTTTGTGCGCAGGCCCGTCGAAAGGAAGAAGACGGGCATGACCGCAAGCAGGAGGAACTGGCGGAAACCATCGAGCCGATCACGCGTGAACCAGTGCGCATCGAGCACGGCACCGGCCAGAAATGCGCCGACCATGAAGTGCAGGCCCGACCAGTCGGCCGCGAAGCCGACCACGGCCAGCCAGATCAGCGAAACGTACCAGCGGTCGCTCTCTTCGAGACGACGGAACAGGGCGCGGACGACCCAGGCGGCCACGGCGAACCCTGCGAGGAAGATCGCCTGCCGTTCCACGCGGTGCCAGTCGACGAGGATCAGCGCGAGGACGCCCCAGATGGCGATATCGTCAAGGCTGGCGTAGCGCAGCAGGCGC includes the following:
- a CDS encoding cation:proton antiporter, with the translated sequence MTPAAPAMGTTEIFLIALTIIVSVPYLAWRLLRTDYWAPLVVVQIIGGILLGPGVLGAAFPEYYAFVFNQQVIGSLNGIAWWAVMMFVFVAGLELDITDAWANRRETTITAAGALLTPLVTGAIAAAFLLRGPGWIGPNGTYPQAVLGIGMACAVTALPILVLLMEKLGIFREPLGQRLLRYASLDDIAIWGVLALILVDWHRVERQAIFLAGFAVAAWVVRALFRRLEESDRWYVSLIWLAVVGFAADWSGLHFMVGAFLAGAVLDAHWFTRDRLDGFRQFLLLAVMPVFFLSTGLRTKWDVGGLAVFGAAFLFLVASVAGKLVGVRIAGRILGWAKGDASIIGWMLQTKALIMIIFVNVLLDKGIVTNETFTALLLMAVMSTMLTVPMVTPKLRALAKPTVH
- a CDS encoding nuclear transport factor 2 family protein, with product MSAIDPVTRLIAIEEIKQLKARYFRCMDTKDYAGLRQVFADDAVFDASCSLSIEPAADAENWTHSGGDQIAAFVESAVDALHTVHHGHCHEIELLSETEARGVIAMEDQIWDANGALFLHGMGHYHETYRKEEGGWKIVTSRISRLHVIVGSSGVE